The following nucleotide sequence is from Pseudonocardia abyssalis.
GGGTGATGCCGGCGAGCCCGGCGAGGCCGTTGCGCAGCTCGTGGTCGCGCTCGGCGGCCAGCTCCCCCGCCCGCTCCATGTGCAGGGCCGCGACCACGAGCTCCTCCTGCTGGGCGAACCGGGTGTCGTGCAGCTCGGCGAGGCTCCGCACCACCAGATGCGCCATCCCGGCGACGACGATCGCGAGGCCCAGCAGCCGCAGACCGCCGAACACCAGGTCGCCCGCGGTCGTGCCGAGCACGCGGTACAGCTGGGCGCCGGCCAGCACCACCAGCCCGAGCCCGACGCGTCGGCGCGGGATGCTGCGCCGACTCAACCCCTCCACCAGCACCGCGGCGGCCACCGCGGTCCACCCCACGACGACCGCGATCGTGACGAGCGGGCCCTCGACGAGTACCGCCACGAGCCCCGGGGCGACCGCGGGGACCTGCAGGGCCGCGACGGCGAGGAGGGCACCCACCGTGGTGGCCGCCCAGGTGCCGAGGACGCCGAGCCGGGGCGGGCGGACCGCGGCGAGGAGCAGCGCGACGACGACGAGGTAGGCGACGAGCCGCATCGACCGGACCGGCAGGTCGACCGCCAGCACGTTGGACGGCAGGACGAGCACCGCGTAGACCGACAGCGCGGCGGCGATCCAGCGGGGCCGCGGGTCCTCGGTGAGGCGGGCGGCGAGCGCGCCGAGGAACGCCGCCCCCGCCGCGGTGGCGGCCGCGGTGAGCGTGAGGACGTCGATCGCGACGCGGGGGTCGAGCGCCCCGCCGACCAGCGACGACCCGGCGAGCCCGACGACCACGGCGACGGCCGCGACGGTGACGCACACGTCGGCGAGCGCTGTGCGCATCACACCCCCCCGCCTCCTCCGTGTGGGCGGAGTGTAATGCCGGTCACCGTCCGGCGTCAGGTGGCGCGGCCCTGCGGTACAGCGCCACGGCCTCGAGCTGCGAGGACGCCTCCAGCTTGGTCAGGATCGCGCGGATCTGGGAGCGCACCGTCGCCAATGACACCACGAACGTGTCGGCCACCGCCTGCGCCCGGTGCCCGGCCGCGAGGTGGGCGAGGACCTCCCGTTCGCGCGGGGTGAGCCGGTCCAGCCGCGCCCCGAGGGACCGGCGGTCGGCCGACCGCCGCGCGTGCAGGTCCACCAGCTCCTGCCGCCGGGC
It contains:
- a CDS encoding sensor histidine kinase, yielding MRTALADVCVTVAAVAVVVGLAGSSLVGGALDPRVAIDVLTLTAAATAAGAAFLGALAARLTEDPRPRWIAAALSVYAVLVLPSNVLAVDLPVRSMRLVAYLVVVALLLAAVRPPRLGVLGTWAATTVGALLAVAALQVPAVAPGLVAVLVEGPLVTIAVVVGWTAVAAAVLVEGLSRRSIPRRRVGLGLVVLAGAQLYRVLGTTAGDLVFGGLRLLGLAIVVAGMAHLVVRSLAELHDTRFAQQEELVVAALHMERAGELAAERDHELRNGLAGLAGITHLLSSQVDDEDHERLRHAVLAELGRLHELIDGAEHATGTYLVAPVLEGLVALRRSAGAAVGLTVDEGLRASGDSAVLAQIVTNLLANCDRHAPGAAVTLRARADGDRVVVQVRDTGPGLPPGREDEVLLGGVHDPAAGGSGLGLSITRRLVEREGGTLTVATVEDPRGCLATVTVPADVPATVRERARAV